A single region of the Triticum dicoccoides isolate Atlit2015 ecotype Zavitan chromosome 2B, WEW_v2.0, whole genome shotgun sequence genome encodes:
- the LOC119364623 gene encoding DNA-binding protein MNB1B-like: MTACKQTASTGAAATDEADSKSAAKSDGVEERKPSTKCRKGKKAKGKLAVKSNGAEKPKTHDLSDVTLGLAVMSIAEDETLALLTYQNQFWMRHFKDVCDRPSVDAIRKQAAENWKFFNDSDKAPYVAKARVLKIGRARIAEFKKKLMLTEEMTNKMVNLKM; encoded by the exons ATGACTGCTTGCAAGCAGACTGCATCCACGGGCGCCGCCGCCACGGACGAGGCCGACAGCAA GTCGGCAGCGAAGAGCGATGGTGTGGAGGAGCGGAAGCCCTCGACCAAGTGCAGGAAGGGGAAGAAAGCCAAGGGCAA GTTGGCGGTGAAGAGCAATGGTGCGGAGAAGCCCAAGACCCATGACCTTTCCGATGTTACACTGGGGTTGGCGGTGATGAGCATTGCAGAGGATGAAACGCTCGCCCTGCTCACCTACCA GAACCAGTTCTGGATGAGGCACTTCAAAGACGTCTGTGACAGGCCGTCAGTAGATGCT ATTAGAAAGCAAGCTGCTGAAAATTGGAAATTCTTTAACGATTCG GACAAGGCCCCTTATGTAGCCAAGGCCCGTGTGCTCAAAATAGGCAGGGCTCGGATTGCTGAGTTCAAGAAG AAACTGATGTTGACGGAGGAGATGACAAACAAGATggtgaatctgaaaatgtga